One region of Candidatus Thorarchaeota archaeon genomic DNA includes:
- a CDS encoding 50S ribosomal protein L18 yields the protein MAQGPTYRVKFKRRREGKTDYYRRRRLLLSRQHRLVVRRTNTRTIVQVIAARPEGDQVVASAISSELAAHGWDAGTANLPAAYLTGLLAGRRAVSRGVSNAVLDIGLNPPVKGCKVYA from the coding sequence ATGGCGCAAGGTCCCACGTATCGAGTGAAGTTCAAGCGTCGTCGCGAAGGTAAGACGGACTACTACCGTCGCAGGAGACTACTGCTGTCGAGGCAGCATCGTCTTGTCGTCAGAAGGACGAACACGAGGACAATAGTGCAGGTGATTGCTGCAAGACCAGAGGGTGATCAGGTGGTCGCATCTGCAATCTCCTCCGAGCTCGCAGCACACGGTTGGGATGCAGGCACTGCGAACCTTCCTGCAGCGTATCTCACCGGACTGTTAGCTGGACGTAGAGCTGTTTCGAGAGGTGTGAGTAATGCTGTGCTTGACATAGGGCTCAACCCACCAGTAAAGGGATGCAAGGTGTATGC